Proteins from a single region of Phycisphaeraceae bacterium D3-23:
- the hutI gene encoding imidazolonepropionase: protein MPVMRNIRTLYQCLDEGGQGDVQPIDNAALVWHGDTITWVGKEIDLPEEGIDGLNDGKTIDAKATFVIPGLIDCHTHLCFGGWRADEFALRCKGASYLDIAKQGGGIMKTVRQTRAASEDKLYRHGETHLLSSRCRGVTTVECKSGYGLTVEDELKLLRVYKRLAQAPDLHVRIVPTLLGAHVVPAEYKDNRAGYLDLLCSELIPQVAEEGLARFNDVFVEDGAFTPDEARRVFACGKRYGLIPKLHVDQLCDGGGAELAAEVGAVSADHLEYTSDAGIAAMAQAGTVAVTLPMASLVLRQPPLDARRFIDAGVPVAVATDFNPGSAPCDDLQRSMALACMMNFMPPTEVLKGATVYAAKALGMSDTIGSIRTGMKADFQRLYAREGSIDDTLYRFTSSSPSGGPYVGGKAIHRKTGCTI from the coding sequence ATGCCCGTCATGCGGAACATCAGGACGCTCTACCAGTGCCTCGACGAAGGTGGGCAGGGCGATGTCCAACCGATCGACAACGCGGCGCTCGTCTGGCACGGCGACACGATCACGTGGGTGGGCAAGGAAATCGACCTGCCCGAAGAAGGGATCGACGGCCTCAATGACGGCAAGACGATCGATGCCAAGGCGACCTTTGTGATCCCTGGGCTCATCGACTGCCACACCCACCTGTGTTTCGGCGGCTGGCGTGCCGATGAGTTCGCGCTGCGTTGTAAAGGCGCAAGCTACCTCGACATCGCAAAACAAGGCGGCGGGATTATGAAGACCGTCCGCCAGACGCGCGCCGCGAGCGAAGACAAGCTCTATCGGCATGGAGAAACCCACCTGCTTAGCAGCCGATGCAGAGGCGTCACCACGGTCGAGTGTAAGAGCGGTTACGGGCTGACCGTAGAAGACGAGTTGAAGCTGCTGCGCGTTTACAAGCGGCTTGCCCAGGCCCCGGACCTGCACGTGCGGATCGTGCCGACGCTGCTTGGGGCCCATGTCGTCCCGGCGGAGTACAAGGACAACCGTGCCGGGTACCTCGACCTGTTGTGCAGCGAACTGATTCCGCAGGTCGCGGAAGAAGGGCTTGCACGATTCAACGATGTCTTTGTCGAGGACGGCGCTTTCACACCGGACGAGGCGCGCAGGGTGTTCGCGTGCGGTAAGCGATATGGCCTCATCCCCAAGCTGCACGTGGACCAGCTCTGTGATGGCGGCGGGGCCGAGCTCGCGGCCGAGGTCGGCGCGGTGTCGGCCGACCATTTGGAATACACCAGCGATGCGGGGATCGCCGCGATGGCGCAGGCGGGGACGGTTGCCGTGACGCTCCCGATGGCGTCGCTCGTGTTGCGACAGCCCCCGCTCGATGCCCGCCGGTTTATCGACGCGGGCGTGCCGGTCGCGGTCGCGACGGACTTCAACCCCGGCAGCGCGCCTTGCGACGACCTGCAGAGGTCGATGGCGCTGGCTTGTATGATGAATTTTATGCCCCCGACCGAAGTCTTAAAAGGTGCGACGGTCTACGCCGCCAAGGCGCTGGGGATGAGCGATACGATTGGATCGATCCGGACGGGCATGAAGGCAGATTTCCAGCGTTTATATGCGCGGGAAGGAAGCATTGATGACACCCTCTATCGGTTCACATCGTCAAGCCCCAGTGGCGGCCCGTACGTCGGCGGTAAAGCGATTCACCGGAAAACGGGTTGCACGATCTGA
- a CDS encoding formimidoylglutamase has protein sequence MPDLLPPTVAMPARRAGDVRVGHLLNDEPRGATRVALIGFPSDTGVKRNGGRPGASLGPAMIRHHLYRLTPPGNAPDRFVDLMRSTIDLGDVACSGDVAADQQTLGEAVAELLAFDQRITPIVLGGGHETTFGHFLGYANTQQNVSIVNLDAHTDVRALEDGQPHSGSPFRQAIEHASQCCSRYTAAGLNPHATAPQHAAWIKDHGGQTYFRSELSAELMAKLYTQQPDDVLATFDLDALDQSQAPGVSAPNACGLDKRLWLYAAYAAGRSPMVRSMDVVELSPPHDRDDQTARLAALTVWEFLVGFSQRA, from the coding sequence ATGCCTGACCTCCTCCCCCCCACCGTTGCGATGCCGGCCCGCCGGGCGGGGGATGTGCGCGTCGGGCACCTCTTGAACGACGAGCCGCGCGGGGCGACGCGGGTTGCGCTGATCGGGTTCCCGTCCGACACTGGCGTCAAGCGCAACGGCGGCCGGCCCGGCGCGTCGCTGGGGCCCGCGATGATCCGGCACCACCTCTACCGACTCACGCCGCCGGGCAATGCGCCCGACCGCTTCGTTGACCTGATGCGATCCACGATCGACCTCGGCGATGTCGCGTGCAGCGGCGATGTCGCGGCCGACCAGCAGACGCTGGGCGAAGCGGTCGCCGAACTGCTCGCCTTCGACCAGCGCATCACGCCCATCGTCCTGGGCGGTGGGCACGAAACGACCTTCGGCCACTTCCTCGGATACGCCAACACCCAGCAAAACGTCAGCATCGTCAACCTCGATGCCCACACGGATGTGCGTGCGCTGGAAGACGGCCAGCCACACTCGGGCTCGCCGTTCCGCCAGGCGATCGAGCACGCGTCGCAGTGCTGTTCGCGCTACACCGCGGCCGGGCTCAACCCGCACGCGACCGCGCCGCAGCACGCCGCGTGGATCAAAGACCACGGCGGGCAGACGTACTTCCGCAGCGAACTGTCTGCCGAACTGATGGCCAAGCTCTATACGCAGCAGCCCGACGATGTGCTCGCGACGTTCGACCTCGATGCGCTCGACCAGTCGCAGGCCCCGGGCGTGAGCGCGCCTAATGCGTGTGGCCTGGACAAACGGCTGTGGCTCTACGCGGCGTACGCGGCGGGACGATCGCCGATGGTGCGGTCGATGGATGTCGTCGAGCTCTCGCCGCCCCACGACCGCGACGACCAGACCGCGCGGCTCGCGGCGCTGACGGTGTGGGAGTTTCTGGTGGGGTTTTCGCAGCGCGCTTGA
- a CDS encoding DUF1501 domain-containing protein — protein MDTQPTTPAGITRRHFFGRSAMGLGGLALSSLLGPSAARATQAEQASAALSAAASQAGPVGGGGVLGAPHFAPKAKRIIYLFQSGGPAQHDLFDYKPKLNDMHGEQLPASVRDGQRLTGMSANQASIPLAGSPFTFAQHGQSGGWYSDLVPHIAGIADDICVVRSMHTEAINHDPAITFFQTGSQIAGRPSMGAWINYGLGSTNDNLPSFIVLVTKGKGGQPLYSRLWGSGFLDSRHQGVQLRAGAEPVLYLSNPDGVCASGRRAMLDAVNDLNREQFESELDPEIESRIAQYEMAYRMQTSVPEVTDITDEPDETYELYGEEAWQPGTFAANCLLARRLAERDVRFIQLYHQGWDQHGGLVGGLRTQCAETDKASAALVTDLKRRGMLDETLVIWGGEFGRTSYCQGALTPNGFGRDHHPRCFTTWMAGGGVKPGYVHGTTDEFGYNIVEDPVHVHDLNATIMHLMGVDHERLTHKFQGRRHRLTDVHGHVMHDLIT, from the coding sequence ATGGACACCCAACCGACAACCCCGGCCGGCATCACCCGGCGACACTTCTTCGGCCGATCCGCGATGGGGCTCGGCGGGCTCGCGCTTTCGTCACTGCTAGGCCCCAGCGCGGCCCGCGCGACCCAAGCCGAGCAGGCCTCGGCCGCATTGAGCGCTGCGGCATCCCAAGCCGGCCCTGTCGGCGGCGGCGGTGTGCTCGGCGCGCCGCACTTCGCGCCCAAAGCCAAACGTATCATCTACCTCTTCCAGTCCGGCGGGCCCGCGCAGCACGACCTCTTCGACTACAAACCCAAGCTCAACGACATGCACGGCGAGCAGCTCCCCGCCTCCGTCCGCGACGGCCAACGACTCACCGGCATGTCCGCCAACCAGGCCTCGATCCCCCTGGCCGGCTCGCCCTTCACCTTCGCGCAGCACGGCCAAAGCGGCGGCTGGTACAGCGACCTCGTCCCCCACATCGCGGGCATCGCCGACGACATCTGCGTCGTCCGATCCATGCACACCGAAGCGATCAACCACGACCCCGCGATCACCTTCTTCCAGACCGGCTCGCAGATCGCCGGCCGACCGTCGATGGGCGCGTGGATCAACTACGGGCTGGGCAGCACCAACGACAACCTCCCGTCCTTCATCGTCCTTGTCACCAAAGGCAAGGGTGGTCAGCCGCTCTACTCCCGCCTCTGGGGGTCGGGTTTTCTGGACTCGCGACACCAGGGCGTGCAGCTCCGTGCCGGCGCCGAGCCCGTCCTCTACCTCAGCAACCCCGACGGTGTGTGCGCGTCCGGCCGCCGCGCGATGCTCGACGCAGTGAACGACCTCAATCGCGAGCAGTTCGAGAGCGAGCTCGACCCTGAGATCGAGTCGCGCATCGCGCAGTACGAGATGGCCTACCGCATGCAGACGTCGGTGCCCGAGGTGACGGACATCACCGACGAGCCCGACGAGACCTACGAGCTCTACGGCGAAGAGGCGTGGCAGCCCGGCACGTTCGCCGCGAACTGCCTGCTCGCGCGTCGGCTGGCGGAACGCGACGTGCGCTTCATCCAGCTCTACCACCAGGGCTGGGACCAGCACGGCGGACTCGTCGGCGGGCTGCGCACGCAGTGTGCCGAGACCGACAAGGCGTCGGCCGCGCTGGTCACCGACCTCAAACGCCGCGGCATGCTCGACGAAACCCTCGTCATCTGGGGCGGCGAGTTTGGCCGAACGTCCTACTGCCAAGGCGCGCTGACGCCCAACGGGTTTGGCCGGGACCACCACCCGCGCTGCTTCACCACCTGGATGGCGGGCGGCGGCGTCAAGCCCGGCTACGTCCACGGCACCACCGACGAGTTCGGCTACAACATCGTCGAAGACCCCGTCCACGTCCACGACCTCAACGCCACCATCATGCACCTCATGGGCGTCGACCACGAACGCCTCACCCACAAGTTCCAGGGCCGACGCCACCGACTCACCGACGTCCACGGCCATGTGATGCATGACCTGATCACATAA